One region of Olleya sp. Hel_I_94 genomic DNA includes:
- a CDS encoding thermonuclease family protein — translation MPKLLLSILFFTFFLSSNSKYTAVKPTIITGKVVSIMDGDTFKLLTKDSTTVKVRLANIDCPEKKQAYSTKAKQFVSNAIFSKNVTVQVLKKDRYRRLIANVYYGDSINLNHQLVKHGLAWHYVKYSKDSVLQKLEDQAKNKKLGLWQDPNAISPWQWRADKKEASRLRKLKKQQANN, via the coding sequence ATGCCTAAATTATTATTGTCAATATTATTTTTTACGTTTTTTTTAAGCTCTAATAGTAAGTATACAGCTGTTAAACCCACTATCATTACTGGTAAAGTAGTCAGTATTATGGATGGTGATACCTTTAAGCTTTTGACTAAAGACTCAACAACTGTAAAAGTAAGGTTAGCCAATATAGATTGTCCAGAAAAAAAGCAAGCTTACTCTACTAAAGCGAAGCAATTTGTGTCTAATGCTATTTTTAGTAAAAATGTAACCGTTCAAGTATTGAAAAAAGATAGGTATCGACGATTAATTGCAAATGTGTATTATGGAGATTCAATAAACCTCAATCATCAATTAGTTAAACATGGGCTGGCATGGCATTATGTTAAGTACTCTAAAGACTCTGTTTTGCAAAAATTAGAGGATCAAGCTAAAAATAAAAAACTAGGTTTATGGCAAGATCCTAATGCAATTTCTCCTTGGCAATGGAGAGCGGATAAAAAAGAAGCATCAAGATTAAGAAAGTTGAAAAAACAACAAGCTAATAATTAA
- a CDS encoding ABC transporter permease encodes MEVIKNIFKLKNSEPVNSVAESTEEAREQVRITYYQSGYGASKKAEGNPVTFGVGLHNLFNTFENLCRKQLNEQRILKQPYLESQERERTELKKRETAKSIYEDQIKVIESLIDKSKFEIIDVKQHPDKYGIDSDKRPKAQFYIGLFLLVPITIYLFVFYISATYSAFFKNFETDSLSAAIFDANALGKAINDGWLEAVFVGTLPFVFMGLGYLVHMFHKIKGWQASVKIGSLYILTFIFDVILAYLIEKKIFLYDAVLGQQFSPQDALSSVNFWGIIFAGFVVYIIWGLVFDFVMKEHENVDKIKVFILNQKETIKNSIKKKDELAILIDTVQQELTAIKGKITELQSKIDGFIFPVKEYLLYHYQYVEGWYQAINSELQFPIKQLDEIRENCEAVASKHLDVLNLKGIEVQNIIFEKK; translated from the coding sequence ATGGAAGTAATCAAAAATATATTTAAATTAAAAAATAGTGAGCCAGTCAATTCTGTGGCAGAAAGTACAGAAGAGGCTAGAGAGCAAGTGAGGATAACATATTATCAAAGTGGTTATGGAGCGTCTAAGAAAGCGGAGGGTAATCCAGTAACATTTGGAGTAGGTTTACATAACTTATTTAACACTTTTGAAAACCTTTGTAGAAAGCAACTTAATGAACAGAGGATTTTGAAACAACCTTATTTGGAGTCTCAGGAACGCGAACGTACGGAACTTAAAAAAAGAGAAACAGCCAAATCTATTTATGAAGATCAAATAAAAGTTATTGAAAGTTTGATTGATAAATCTAAATTTGAGATTATTGACGTAAAGCAACATCCTGATAAATATGGTATTGATTCTGATAAACGACCAAAAGCTCAATTTTATATTGGGTTATTTCTCTTGGTGCCAATAACAATATATCTTTTTGTTTTTTATATATCAGCAACATATTCTGCTTTTTTTAAGAATTTTGAAACTGATAGTTTATCTGCTGCAATTTTTGATGCAAACGCATTGGGTAAAGCTATAAATGATGGATGGTTAGAAGCTGTCTTTGTTGGGACTCTGCCTTTTGTTTTTATGGGACTAGGTTATTTAGTGCATATGTTTCATAAAATTAAAGGATGGCAAGCATCTGTTAAAATTGGATCACTGTATATTTTAACATTCATTTTTGATGTTATTTTAGCGTACTTAATAGAAAAGAAAATATTTTTATATGATGCTGTCCTTGGTCAACAATTTTCGCCTCAGGATGCTTTAAGTAGTGTTAATTTTTGGGGAATTATTTTTGCTGGATTTGTAGTTTATATTATTTGGGGGTTGGTATTTGACTTTGTAATGAAAGAGCATGAAAATGTAGATAAAATAAAGGTGTTTATTTTAAATCAGAAGGAAACAATAAAAAATTCTATAAAAAAGAAAGATGAATTAGCTATTCTTATTGATACAGTGCAGCAAGAGCTTACGGCTATAAAAGGAAAAATAACAGAATTACAATCAAAAATAGATGGTTTTATCTTTCCTGTTAAGGAGTACCTTCTTTATCATTATCAATATGTTGAAGGCTGGTATCAAGCAATTAATTCAGAATTGCAATTTCCAATAAAACAGTTAGATGAGATTAGAGAAAATTGTGAAGCTGTTGCTTCTAAACACCTTGATGTGTTAAATCTAAAAGGTATAGAAGTTCAGAATATAATATTTGAAAAAAAATAG
- a CDS encoding DNA polymerase III subunit alpha: MYLNCHTYYSLRFGTFSETDLLDLAQANALDAVALTDINNTSACLNFVRHAKKRKIKAIIGIDFRVGAQQNYVGLAKNNEGFKALNQFLSKHSEQKIKLPDIAPTFDNAFIIYPFEKVLQQNKNTFAKNEFVGVSINDLRKLRFSKIKQQQSKIVLLQPVTVRDKKDFNAHRLLRAIDNNTLLSKLEKTEECNPLDKMLSLDELNTALAEFPFIIENTKNLIKQCDINFGFGDERESQNQKLYTDSFENDCLLLEKLCDQGLPKRYANPTSKVFTRLKTELETIKSMHFVSFFLINHDIVSYAKSKGYFHVGRGSGANSIVAYIIGITDVDPIELDLYFERFINPYRASPPDFDIDFSWKDREDVTDYIFRRFKHTALLATYNTFKYRAVVRELGKVFGLPKEEIDKLSKNNYDVSDLDDISKLVLKYGKLIEGFPNHLSVHSAGILILDKPVHYYSATDLPPKGFSTVQFDMIIAEDVGVFKFDILGQRGLAKIKEALEIIAENRPEIPPIDITNVEAFKKDSKINNLLKSGGAIGAYYVESPAMRGLMQQLQTQDYLGLVAASSIIRPGVSGSGMKEEFIKRHRHPEKRKEAHPILYNIMPETYGVMVYQEDVLKVANQFADLTLGEADVLRRGMSGKFRSRKEFEAVEEKFIANCRNKGYADNLIFEVWNQIKSFAGYAFAKGHSASYAVESYQSLYLKCYFPLEFMTAVLNNGGGFYSAEHYFHEARQQGATICLPCINKSDHPNRLIGTSIYLGFGYLKNLEDYTVNRVLTERQLHGPFKSLDDFIDRILITIEQLTILIRIDAFRFTNKSKVKLLWEAIFKLNAKEKETIQSKLFKTDHKQFTLPKLDNNWIENAYDQMELLGFPLCNYFDLISETKNDGFFADQMNQFIGKNMLIYGNLVTTRFNKTSQGKLMRLSTFVDQKGAYFDAVHFTDVVNQFPVNGLGVYRCYGKITDRFGFYSMSVVWSKKLAILKDSRSV; this comes from the coding sequence ATGTATTTAAACTGTCACACATATTACTCCTTACGTTTTGGAACTTTTTCTGAAACCGACCTTTTAGATTTAGCACAAGCTAATGCTTTGGATGCTGTAGCGTTGACAGATATTAACAATACATCTGCTTGTTTAAATTTTGTACGTCACGCAAAAAAACGCAAAATTAAAGCAATAATTGGTATCGATTTTAGGGTTGGAGCACAGCAAAATTATGTAGGCTTAGCAAAAAATAATGAGGGTTTTAAAGCCTTAAACCAATTTTTGTCTAAGCATTCCGAGCAAAAAATAAAACTACCTGATATTGCACCAACATTTGATAATGCTTTTATAATCTACCCTTTTGAAAAAGTATTGCAGCAAAATAAAAATACTTTTGCTAAAAACGAGTTTGTAGGCGTGTCAATTAACGATTTGCGTAAGCTTAGGTTTTCAAAAATAAAACAACAACAAAGTAAAATTGTTTTATTACAACCAGTAACCGTTAGAGATAAAAAAGATTTTAATGCACACAGATTATTAAGAGCCATAGATAATAATACATTATTAAGTAAACTTGAAAAAACGGAAGAGTGTAACCCATTGGATAAAATGTTGTCTTTGGACGAATTAAATACAGCTTTAGCTGAATTTCCTTTTATAATAGAAAACACAAAAAACCTAATTAAGCAATGCGATATCAATTTTGGCTTTGGTGATGAGAGAGAATCTCAAAATCAAAAACTATACACAGACTCGTTTGAAAATGATTGTTTACTACTAGAAAAATTATGTGATCAAGGTTTGCCAAAACGCTATGCTAATCCAACATCAAAAGTATTTACGCGTTTAAAAACCGAATTAGAGACTATAAAATCCATGCATTTTGTGTCCTTTTTTCTTATCAATCACGATATCGTGTCTTATGCTAAAAGTAAAGGTTATTTTCATGTTGGACGTGGTAGTGGTGCCAATAGTATAGTTGCTTATATTATTGGGATTACAGACGTAGATCCAATCGAGTTAGATTTGTATTTTGAACGTTTTATAAATCCATACAGGGCATCTCCACCAGATTTTGATATTGATTTTTCATGGAAGGATCGTGAGGATGTGACAGATTATATTTTTAGAAGATTTAAGCACACAGCATTATTAGCAACCTACAATACGTTTAAATATAGAGCAGTTGTTAGAGAGTTAGGTAAGGTTTTTGGTTTGCCAAAAGAAGAAATAGATAAGCTTAGTAAGAATAATTATGATGTCTCTGATTTGGATGATATTTCAAAACTGGTTTTAAAATATGGTAAATTAATTGAAGGTTTTCCAAATCATTTAAGCGTGCATTCCGCAGGAATATTAATATTAGATAAGCCTGTGCATTATTATTCTGCGACAGATTTACCTCCAAAAGGGTTTTCTACGGTACAATTTGATATGATTATTGCAGAAGATGTTGGCGTGTTTAAATTTGATATTTTGGGACAACGTGGTTTGGCAAAAATTAAAGAAGCACTAGAAATTATTGCAGAAAATAGACCAGAAATACCACCAATAGATATTACAAATGTGGAGGCTTTTAAAAAAGATTCCAAAATTAATAATTTATTAAAATCTGGTGGTGCAATTGGTGCTTATTATGTCGAGTCTCCTGCTATGCGTGGCTTGATGCAACAATTACAAACTCAAGATTATTTAGGTTTAGTCGCAGCTAGTTCAATTATTAGACCAGGCGTATCGGGTTCTGGTATGAAAGAAGAGTTTATTAAAAGACATCGTCATCCAGAAAAACGTAAAGAGGCACATCCAATATTATATAACATTATGCCAGAAACCTATGGTGTAATGGTATATCAAGAGGATGTATTAAAAGTGGCAAATCAGTTTGCAGATTTAACTTTAGGCGAAGCAGATGTACTTAGGCGAGGGATGAGTGGTAAGTTTAGGTCAAGAAAAGAATTTGAAGCAGTCGAGGAAAAGTTTATTGCTAATTGCAGAAACAAAGGGTATGCTGACAACTTAATTTTTGAAGTTTGGAATCAAATTAAAAGTTTTGCTGGTTACGCTTTCGCGAAAGGACACTCGGCATCTTACGCAGTAGAAAGTTATCAAAGTTTATATTTAAAATGCTATTTCCCTTTGGAGTTTATGACTGCTGTACTTAATAATGGTGGTGGTTTTTATAGCGCAGAACATTATTTTCATGAAGCTAGGCAACAAGGTGCTACGATTTGCTTACCATGTATTAATAAAAGCGATCATCCAAATAGATTAATTGGTACCTCAATTTACTTAGGATTTGGATATTTAAAAAACTTAGAAGATTATACTGTTAATAGGGTTTTAACTGAAAGACAATTACATGGTCCATTTAAATCTTTAGATGATTTTATCGATAGGATTTTGATTACTATTGAACAATTAACCATTCTAATAAGGATTGATGCATTTAGGTTTACTAATAAATCTAAAGTAAAATTACTGTGGGAAGCTATTTTTAAATTGAACGCTAAAGAAAAAGAGACCATACAATCCAAATTATTTAAAACAGATCATAAGCAATTTACATTACCCAAATTAGATAATAATTGGATTGAAAATGCTTATGACCAAATGGAGTTACTTGGATTTCCGTTATGTAATTATTTTGATTTAATAAGTGAAACTAAGAATGATGGATTTTTTGCAGATCAAATGAATCAATTTATTGGCAAAAACATGCTTATTTACGGAAATTTAGTGACCACACGTTTTAACAAAACGTCACAAGGCAAACTAATGCGACTTAGTACATTTGTTGACCAAAAAGGTGCCTATTTTGATGCAGTACATTTTACAGATGTTGTTAATCAGTTTCCTGTTAACGGTCTAGGTGTTTATAGATGTTATGGAAAAATAACAGATAGATTTGGTTTTTACAGTATGAGTGTAGTTTGGAGTAAAAAGCTAGCAATACTTAAAGATTCTAGAAGCGTATAG
- a CDS encoding DNA polymerase IV, with product MQNNILHLDLDTFFVSCERLIDSRLQKKPLLVGGTGDRGVVAACSYETRVFGIHSGMSMKVARRLCPEATVIRGNASIYTKFSHQVTEIIKEKVPVFEKASVDEFYADLSGMDKFYGCYKYASELRQKIIKDSGLPISFGLSANKIVSKVATGEAKPNNQLQIDSGFEKDFLAPLSIRKIPSVGEKTYQVLRGLGVDKISVIQQMPLEMMISALGKNGRTIWKRAHGIDNPPLVPFYERKSLSTERTFGKDTIDMVKLRTTIFAMAENLAFQLRKGNKLAGTLSVKIRYSDFNTYSKQIKISYSSADHVIIPKVLELFEKLYQRRLLIRLVGVKISDIVTGSYQIDLFDDTEEMLSLYNAMDTIRNRYGDLSIMRASAMGAKTIGRFDNPFNGEPPILLAHRNQ from the coding sequence ATGCAAAATAATATTTTACATCTAGATTTAGACACTTTTTTTGTCTCATGCGAGCGACTAATAGATAGTCGTTTACAAAAAAAACCTTTATTAGTTGGAGGTACAGGAGATAGAGGTGTAGTGGCAGCTTGTAGTTATGAGACTAGAGTGTTTGGTATACATTCTGGTATGTCCATGAAAGTTGCTAGACGCTTATGTCCAGAAGCTACAGTAATTAGAGGAAATGCTTCGATTTACACAAAATTTTCGCATCAAGTTACAGAGATTATAAAAGAAAAAGTACCTGTATTTGAAAAAGCAAGTGTGGACGAGTTTTACGCAGATTTATCAGGAATGGATAAGTTTTATGGCTGTTATAAATACGCGTCAGAGCTTAGACAAAAAATAATTAAAGACTCTGGATTACCCATTTCGTTTGGATTGTCTGCTAATAAAATTGTATCTAAAGTAGCAACTGGTGAAGCTAAACCAAATAACCAATTACAGATAGATTCTGGTTTTGAAAAAGATTTTTTGGCACCATTATCCATTCGTAAAATACCATCTGTAGGAGAAAAAACCTATCAGGTGTTAAGAGGTTTAGGAGTGGATAAAATTAGCGTCATCCAACAAATGCCACTAGAGATGATGATTAGCGCATTGGGCAAAAATGGACGTACTATTTGGAAGCGTGCACATGGTATTGATAATCCACCTTTAGTTCCTTTTTATGAGCGTAAATCACTGTCTACAGAGCGTACTTTTGGAAAAGATACCATTGACATGGTCAAGCTTAGAACCACCATTTTTGCTATGGCAGAAAATTTAGCATTTCAATTAAGAAAGGGTAATAAACTAGCAGGAACACTAAGTGTAAAAATTAGATATTCAGATTTTAATACCTATTCTAAACAAATTAAAATATCATATTCTAGTGCAGACCATGTTATAATTCCTAAGGTTTTAGAGCTGTTTGAAAAACTATACCAACGTAGATTATTAATCCGATTAGTAGGTGTAAAAATTAGTGATATCGTAACAGGAAGTTATCAAATTGACCTTTTTGATGATACCGAAGAAATGCTAAGTCTTTACAATGCTATGGATACCATAAGAAACAGATATGGTGACTTAAGCATCATGAGAGCGTCTGCAATGGGAGCAAAAACCATTGGTAGATTTGATAACCCTTTTAATGGCGAACCACCAATTTTACTAGCACATCGTAACCAATAA
- a CDS encoding XRE family transcriptional regulator, with translation MNYISKNIKHLRNLKKLSQEGIAEELNVTRSRIGSYEENRSAPTLEFLIAFSDYFKIPIDILLRNDLTKAKDFSFIELNNQRVLFPITVDDDNENLIEVVPVKASAGYLAGYDDPEYIEQLQKIKLPFLPTGKHRAFPIKGDSMLPMKDGSFVIGRFVENRSEIKSGRTYVLVTLNDGMVYKRVYNNIDLNNSLLLISDNKTYNDYSVPINEVLEIWEFTCSINTQEYTQEELKISSILGMFNELGVELKALEKSIK, from the coding sequence ATGAATTATATATCTAAAAACATAAAACATTTAAGAAATCTCAAAAAGCTATCTCAAGAGGGAATTGCCGAAGAGTTAAATGTTACCAGATCGCGAATTGGCTCTTACGAAGAGAACCGATCTGCACCTACATTAGAGTTTTTAATTGCGTTTTCAGATTACTTTAAAATACCCATAGATATTTTACTGCGCAACGACTTAACTAAAGCTAAAGATTTCTCTTTTATAGAGTTAAATAATCAACGCGTCCTATTTCCAATTACTGTTGATGATGATAATGAAAATTTAATTGAAGTCGTGCCTGTTAAAGCTTCGGCTGGATATTTAGCAGGTTATGACGATCCTGAATATATTGAGCAACTTCAAAAAATAAAACTGCCTTTTCTTCCTACAGGAAAACATCGTGCATTTCCTATAAAAGGAGACTCGATGTTACCAATGAAGGATGGCTCGTTTGTTATTGGTCGTTTTGTAGAAAATAGAAGCGAAATTAAAAGTGGCAGAACCTATGTTTTAGTTACTTTAAATGACGGTATGGTTTATAAACGTGTGTATAATAATATTGATTTAAACAACTCATTATTACTAATATCAGACAATAAAACCTATAATGACTATAGTGTACCAATTAATGAAGTATTAGAAATTTGGGAATTTACATGCAGTATTAATACACAAGAATACACACAAGAAGAGTTAAAAATTAGCAGTATTCTAGGTATGTTTAACGAGTTAGGTGTCGAATTAAAAGCTTTAGAGAAGTCTATAAAATGA
- a CDS encoding exonuclease domain-containing protein, giving the protein MIYTIIDVETSGSKNKITEISIFKYDGTQVIDEFTSLVNPEVYIPDFITSLTGIDNATVADAPTFAEVANAILAITEGTTFVAHNVNFDYNVIRNEFKALGIEFNRKKLCTVRLSRKLLPGHKSYSLGKLCKSLNINIVDRHRARGDAEATVVLFEMLLNQEETEKVFAEFLKKSSKEATLPSHLPTTVFNNLPNSAGIYYFKNKKGQIIYIGKAKDIKKRVLSHFYSKAQKSLDLCRNTADIDFELSGSGIIALLMEDAAIKQHYPEYNVVSKRTPKAYAIFNYEDRQGITHLAFNTLKATPNPIETFSNITDCRQYLELLCTKFSLCPKFCHLQDGVAQCSHYKITTCKGVCANEENVTNYNLRVTLAIDYINNNKENVVLKQQGRHSQEEAFVLIKNGIYLGYGFIDKSEQVNNPEDLETFLIPQKDNLDVWKILRTVLK; this is encoded by the coding sequence ATGATATATACAATTATTGATGTTGAAACCAGTGGGTCTAAAAATAAGATTACTGAAATTTCAATTTTTAAATATGATGGCACACAGGTTATTGACGAGTTTACCTCTTTAGTTAATCCAGAGGTTTACATCCCAGATTTTATTACATCTTTAACAGGTATTGACAATGCTACTGTTGCAGATGCACCTACGTTTGCAGAAGTAGCAAATGCTATTTTAGCAATAACTGAAGGCACTACTTTTGTTGCACATAATGTTAACTTTGACTATAATGTTATTAGAAATGAATTTAAAGCTTTAGGTATTGAATTTAACAGAAAAAAACTATGCACAGTCCGCTTATCTCGAAAGCTATTACCAGGTCATAAATCGTATAGCCTAGGAAAATTATGCAAGTCACTAAATATTAATATTGTAGACAGACATAGAGCAAGAGGCGACGCAGAGGCAACCGTTGTTTTATTTGAAATGTTACTTAATCAAGAAGAAACCGAAAAGGTCTTTGCTGAATTTTTAAAAAAATCGTCTAAAGAAGCCACATTACCTTCTCACTTACCAACCACTGTTTTTAATAATTTACCAAATTCAGCAGGTATTTACTATTTTAAAAATAAAAAAGGACAGATTATATATATTGGTAAAGCAAAAGACATTAAAAAACGTGTTTTAAGTCACTTTTACAGTAAAGCACAAAAGTCCTTAGACTTATGTCGTAATACTGCAGATATAGACTTTGAGTTGTCAGGAAGCGGGATTATTGCTTTACTAATGGAAGACGCAGCAATCAAGCAGCACTACCCAGAATACAACGTCGTATCCAAACGCACTCCAAAAGCGTATGCTATTTTTAATTATGAAGACAGACAAGGCATCACGCATTTAGCATTTAACACACTAAAAGCTACACCAAATCCGATAGAAACGTTTTCTAATATTACAGACTGTAGACAATATCTAGAGCTACTCTGTACTAAGTTTTCGTTATGCCCTAAATTTTGTCATTTACAAGATGGTGTTGCACAATGTTCGCATTACAAAATAACAACCTGTAAAGGTGTTTGCGCAAACGAAGAAAATGTAACAAATTACAATTTACGAGTAACCTTAGCAATTGATTACATTAATAACAACAAAGAAAATGTAGTATTAAAACAACAAGGAAGACATAGTCAAGAGGAAGCTTTTGTGCTAATTAAAAATGGTATATACTTGGGATATGGCTTTATAGACAAGTCTGAACAAGTCAATAATCCAGAAGATCTAGAAACCTTTTTGATACCACAAAAAGATAATCTAGATGTTTGGAAAATATTACGAACGGTTTTGAAGTGA